The Cellvibrio zantedeschiae genomic sequence TTCAAAGGCTTCCGCGTAGAGCTCAATGGCGGCATAGGCAGTGTAGCTGCCAGCACAACCGCAAGCGGCTTCTTTTTTGTCTTTCGCGTGTGGGGCCGAGTCAGTACCCAAAAAGAACTTGGGGCTACCGCTGGTAGCCGCTTTTATCAGTGCAGCCTGGTGGGTGTTGCGTTTGAGAATCGGCAGGCAGTAATAGTGCGGGCGAATCCCACCGGCGAGCATGTGGTTGCGATTGTAAAGCAAATGGTGTGCGGTAATAGTTGCTGCAACATTGGCAGGCGCAGCAGCAACAAACTCAGCGGAGTCGGCCGTTGTAATGTGTTCCAGTACCATTTTTAATTCGGGAAAGGTTTTAACCAAATTGCTGAATGTGCGATCAAGAAACACTTTTTCACGGTCAAAAATGTCAATTGAAGAATCCGTAACCTCGCCATGCAGCAAAAACGGCATTCCCGCTTTTTGCATAGCCTCCAGCACTGGGTAGACTTTAGTTAAATCTGTAACGCCTGATGCAGAATTGGTGGTCGCGCCCGCAGGGTAGAGTTTAACTGCGGTAACGCCAGCAGCCTTAGCTTTCGCGATTTCCGCCGGGTCCGTGCTGTCAGTCAGGTAAAGCACCATGAGGGGTTCAAACTTGTTACCGGCGGGGCGAGCCGCCTTTATGCGCGCTTGGTAGGCGAGCGCTTGCTCGGTATTCATTACCGGCGGCACCAGGTTAGGCATAACGATCGCGCGGGCGAATTGCTCGGC encodes the following:
- the pyrC gene encoding dihydroorotase, whose amino-acid sequence is MSQSPAPQQITITRPDDWHIHLRDGAALSRTVSDAAEQFARAIVMPNLVPPVMNTEQALAYQARIKAARPAGNKFEPLMVLYLTDSTDPAEIAKAKAAGVTAVKLYPAGATTNSASGVTDLTKVYPVLEAMQKAGMPFLLHGEVTDSSIDIFDREKVFLDRTFSNLVKTFPELKMVLEHITTADSAEFVAAAPANVAATITAHHLLYNRNHMLAGGIRPHYYCLPILKRNTHQAALIKAATSGSPKFFLGTDSAPHAKDKKEAACGCAGSYTAYAAIELYAEAFEDAGALDKLEGFASHFGPDFYQLPRNADQITLVKTQWQAPETLVFADITLVPLRAGENLRWQLQKA